Proteins encoded within one genomic window of Platichthys flesus chromosome 13, fPlaFle2.1, whole genome shotgun sequence:
- the vgll3 gene encoding transcription cofactor vestigial-like protein 3 has product MSCLDVMYHQSYGAHYLPAAAYKATYFNHHHQQQQRKLSVYSKMQECMEQQQEHQGPGRGMHPSRDQGLRPDPVRELGGRRSMSSSELKDSTQPAEAEYLSSRCVLFTYFQGDIGDMIDEHFSRALSQSSAFNSETKPIRVTQQSPSATAGVWKDGGSLSEGQSSSVWNSTTYPTQTSPCLPSVSVSVHPDFCPSPVSFNHPDGALWAGHMLSQASLPPPATLPESWTYSLNSQSTSGYPNVHDVYHPHPHAHIHSRHHHHPMLPSYPAHSPALDPRFSPLLLPGVRNQGQPAANPGGSPHCEGVKTEMNPGSNSPVTATSVTWSPSALHGSLETYDSALDQTKAKTSVWF; this is encoded by the exons ATGAGCTGCCTGGATGTGATGTACCACCAAAGCTATGGAGCACACTACCTCCCTGCAGCGGCGTACAAGGCGACCTACTTCAACCACCACCATCAGCAACAACAG AGGAAGCTGAGTGTCTACAGTAAGATGCAGGAGTGTATGGAGCAACAGCAGGAGCACCAAGGACCAGGAAGAGGGATGCATCCCTCCAGGGACCAGGGCCTCCGGCCCGATCCTGTACGCGAGCTAGGAGGCCGCAGATCAATGTCCAGCTCAGAGCTGAAGGACAGTACTCAACCTGCCGAGGCGGAGTACTTGAGCTCCCGGTGCGTTTTGTTCACGTACTTCCAAGGCGACATTGGCGATATGATAGATGAACATTTCTCCCGAGCTCTCAGCCAGTCCAGCGCCTTCAACAGTGAGACCAAGCCAATCAGAGTGACTCAGCAGTCGCCTTCAGCCACCGCCGGTGTATGGAAAG atgGTGGTTCTCTCTCTGAGGGCCAGAGCAGCTCAGTTTGGAACAGCACCACCTATCCAACCCAGACCAGTCCCTGCCTCCCATCTGTCTCGGTCTCAGTCCACCCAGACTTTTGCCCCAGCCCTGTTTCCTTTAATCACCCAGACGGAGCTCTGTGGGCCGGACACATGCTCTCACAGGCCAGCCTCCCTCCTCCGGCCACGCTCCCCGAGAGCTGGACTTACAGCCTGAACAGCCAGAGCACGAGCGGCTACCCCAACGTCCACGACGTCTACCATCCTCACCCCCACGCCCATATCCACTCccggcaccaccaccacccgaTGCTCCCTTCATACCCGGCCCACAGCCCAGCGCTGGATCCAAGGTTCAGTCCTTTGCTGCTTCCGGGTGTGAGGAACCAGGGTCAGCCAGCTGCAAACCCTGGGGGCTCCCCACACTGTGAGGGGGTGAAGACGGAGATGAATCCTGGCAGCAACAGTCCTGTAACAGCTACGTCTGTCACATGGAGCCCGTCAGCCCTTCATGGATCTCTGGAGACATACGACTCAG ctcttgaTCAGACCAAAGCAAAGACGTCAGTTTGGTTCTAA